DNA sequence from the Vicia villosa cultivar HV-30 ecotype Madison, WI linkage group LG3, Vvil1.0, whole genome shotgun sequence genome:
ATAACATTATCAAAAACCTTCTTTTAAAGAGAAGAGGACATAAAAGGGTGAGTGACatgttaaaacttaaaaagaaaagctGAAAATAAACACAAGGGACCAGTGCATGCACCTCAAAGTTCAGACACTAGCATCTAAAGAATAGAAAAGTTGTAGTATAAGAGAAGTGATTTTCCTAATTCCTACTTAATTAACTCTCAACAACATTGAAAATTCACATAATTTTTTGAGTCAGGATTTACCTCTGGCTTGCAATCTTTGCAAAGTGACCCAAGATGATTAACAAGATAAGCAGAAGAATAAGAATCAGAACCAGCCCTTTGAGGAGAAACAATATGAAGCAAAGTGAACAAATCACCCTTATTAACAACATGAGTAAGAGCCCAAATCATAGCATGTTTAGAATGAGAAGACCCATCCACAACAACCATAACTCTTTTCCTCACCATCATGCCACCACTCTCTTCACTTCCATACATGTTTATGTTAAACCCTTCCATTTGCTTCAGATTAGTTTCAAAGTCACTACAAGTCACTCCCAAGCTACTGTTGTAGGTGTTTTTTCCACTCCACCTGTTGGAGGTTGATTTCCAAGTTTCCTTGGCACTTACCTGTCTcaaaaatgaagatgaagttggCATTGTGAAGTGAAAATTGTGACCCTTTTTATGTAACCACAATAATTGCTAGTTGAATAGGTGGAAATGAGAGAGTAGGGTGCTAGAGTGTAGCAGAGGCTTTGTTTGGCAGATTATTACTTACTATGCTGGGAAAACAGACCTGCTAcaggaaagaagagagagaaagtgagaaagagagaaagagagagagaaagtgaggGCATGTGGGGAGGAGAGGTAATGCAAATTACAAAGATGAGTGAGGTTTTATTTTTTGTGCAGATTAAAGTGTCACGGGAATCTGTGGTCTGTTTTGTGCATGATGAAAAACTAGAAATTTATGAAACCTCTTTCATGTATTTAAGATTCCTTTGTACATGTTTTGTCATTGTAATTGTCATGTTTTTTGTTTGAGAAATGTTATGGTTACACCCAAAGCTACACCAACACCGTATGTATATACGGTTACTtatacttttgttttttttaataattttttcttgCCTAGGTTTTTGTGTTAGCATTAAAATGTATTGAAATGTATAAGGTGTAGCTACGGTGTAGGTACTTTCCAGTGTACACATAGCACCcctgtttttgtttttgatataaGATTTTGTTTGGTCATTATATAATCTGACTCATAATATTGATATAAGCCATAACCATATGATGGGTTAATTAGGTCATGTCACATAATGCACGTGATGTAAAGTGGTCCACCAATAAAGAGTAATGTCATTTGTTAGATATATTACTTCTAGTTCTCTCCACACTTTGATTCATGCCCATGGATCTAAATTTCAATGTTTGGATACATACTCATCATGTTGCATTTTGATTAAAGGGGCAACCGGGTGCCTGCCCTACATGGCGAGGTCATGATACTTGTCAAGTATTGTTCCCACCAGAAATCAAATTTGATATTTCTCAAATTTCGTCGATTGCAGGAGCTCGTTTACTACTCGAGTCCAATTATTTGGTTTCTCtaatctcttttttctttcttatgtgtatctttattatttttaataataaagaaACTTACATGCCTTACATAATTGATGGTGTAGACCAATCATTTTTGGTGCATCCTTAAAAAAAGGGTGGCGGGATGAAGTCATCAGCATTGCAAATATGTAACCCAATTGTAAAAATTCATGTAAATGTTTGTACCTATAAAATATCCCAAAAAAAACGGAGTGGGATATACATATTGATAGTACATATTGATAATACAAGTCTAAAATTTTGGTtcattctataaaaaaatatagataaaattTAGATAAAATTGACCTGTCTGATAGATCAGATCCATTTCGACAcagatattttataaaaaaaataccaaCAAAATTGACATGTCCGTCGAATTAGATCCGTTTGggtcataattttattttttttgtttacacTCCACACGGTCATTTTGAGTTCAATATAATAGAACTATTTGGAGGAGGACATTAACGTAAGGCAAATCACTTGAACCAAATAGTAACCAATCAATCAATGTTCCAAATAGAGCTAGCGTAAGGGAAACATCTATAATATATTTAAGAATAGGGAGTATTTAGTTGTTCTAAAATTAATTGCTAGTAATTAACAATGTAAAGAAAAAGCTAAAACTTTAACTCACGGTTCTAGTTTTTTATTGAAGATGTTTATGATTTTAAAGTTTTCACCATTTTAGAAAACTCGGTGAGACAACTTCACCGTCCCAAATTTAAACCAAATTTATTGcaccaatttttaaaatataaaataaaatatagattTCTTTACTTCTCATTCATCACTCGTTTCAGAAATCTGACAGGGGAGTAAAGAAACTGGACCTCACAAGTTATTAATGCTATTATAATAAGAATACATTGTCATTAAAATAAACGTAAAGCTTAATTCACTGTTAGTGAATGAAATATTGAAAATAATTAGAGTGAGTGAGTATATTAAATGGGGGGTTTGTCAGAAAGGAATAGAGAGCCTCGTGAATTGggtttttgtattttgtttggtATCGGGTAAGTGGTAAGCAGTGATGACTAGAAGAGGTCAGAAGATTGTACTTCCAAATTATTGCTCCCGCGTAGCTCGCTGAAACAAATCAAGCACTCAACTTCTTTTCAATTACCATCTTCGCCTTTTTCACTTGTGTTATTTACCACACATCACAACATGCTTATAAATTCGGATTCAATTTTCTATTCTAATTTTGTGTGTTGTTTTAAAATGTGCATTCAATTGTCATCCTAACGAGTATAAATTGTTGGGTTGTGGTTCGGATTGTGAATGAATTTGGATTTATATGGTTGGAGAAAATCATTTAAGTAGATGGATGATCCGAGTTGAAACCGGTGCCAAGTGCCATTCAAACATGTACTCTTTCATAACTAGGTCCTtcatttaggctatgtttggttAGGAACAGGTCGGAATGGAAATTAATCGAGCGAAATTAAATAGAATGGAGCAGAGTGAAATGAAATGGAGCAGAACAGAATAAAAATTTTATTCTATTGTTTGAGAATTTTGAATGGAGTAAGACAAATTtttcattccgtttaaattgaaAGGAAATGAATATGATGATAAATAATGAAATGGATTAGAATTCATACAACTCTATTTCGCTCTATTCCATCCGATTTTAATTAATCCTAA
Encoded proteins:
- the LOC131662000 gene encoding uncharacterized protein LOC131662000, coding for MPTSSSFLRQVSAKETWKSTSNRWSGKNTYNSSLGVTCSDFETNLKQMEGFNINMYGSEESGGMMVRKRVMVVVDGSSHSKHAMIWALTHVVNKGDLFTLLHIVSPQRAGSDSYSSAYLVNHLGSLCKDCKPEVEVEALVIQGPKLDTVMSQVKKLEVSILVLGQKKPPSLLSCLCGSGSCSSTEEFVEYCINNAECLTIGVRKRSQGNNGYLISTRWQKNFWLLA